A genomic segment from Nocardiopsis sp. Huas11 encodes:
- a CDS encoding transposase yields the protein MLTQVRQTDTAELDAQTAAGFLWVASGNTDIQQQALKDFDQAISHFLGGTHGYPTWRNKHRNEGFRVIGTSRVPATAPDGEPLLNAKGKQVMHRKALVRKLNSKWGQVKVPGCGWVRLRLTRRELPDAKSFRITYRGGQWHVAFALVPDPVPGPGDGSGQRTGHKAPGRVEDVPAKNTSLRGSDCHWVDENSRQNQAEFVCTHCGFSCNADTNASLNVAAGQDASPVPRRVCAGGVIPRPRSSAREPQQRQLALMW from the coding sequence ATGCTCACCCAGGTCCGCCAGACCGACACCGCCGAACTGGACGCGCAGACGGCTGCGGGGTTCTTGTGGGTGGCCTCGGGCAACACCGACATCCAACAACAGGCCTTGAAGGACTTCGACCAGGCGATCTCCCACTTCCTGGGCGGCACCCACGGCTACCCGACCTGGCGCAATAAGCACCGCAATGAGGGGTTCCGGGTGATCGGCACCAGCCGGGTCCCCGCCACCGCCCCCGATGGTGAACCCTTGCTGAACGCCAAGGGCAAGCAGGTCATGCACCGCAAAGCCCTGGTGCGGAAGTTGAACAGCAAGTGGGGGCAGGTCAAGGTGCCCGGCTGCGGATGGGTGCGCTTGCGGCTGACCCGCCGTGAGCTGCCCGACGCCAAGTCCTTCCGGATCACCTACCGGGGCGGGCAGTGGCATGTGGCCTTCGCCCTGGTCCCTGACCCGGTCCCGGGCCCGGGCGATGGGTCGGGCCAACGCACCGGCCACAAGGCCCCGGGCCGGGTGGAGGACGTGCCCGCCAAGAACACCAGTCTGCGTGGTAGCGACTGCCATTGGGTCGATGAGAACTCGCGTCAGAACCAAGCCGAGTTCGTCTGCACTCACTGCGGTTTTTCCTGCAACGCCGACACCAATGCTTCCCTTAATGTCGCGGCAGGACAGGACGCCAGTCCCGTACCCCGGCGGGTGTGTGCCGGAGGGGTGATACCGCGTCCGCGGTCAAGCGCCCGTGAACCCCAGCAACGCCAACTCGCTCTGATGTGGTAG
- a CDS encoding type II toxin-antitoxin system PemK/MazF family toxin translates to MNRPTTNAAEAHPHQGAVREIPTAKNATRLVYAPERDGLADAGEVVWTWVPFEEDPAQGKDRPMLVVGRRSGRLHGLMLSSQRPDHHEREDWLPIGSGAWDRERRDSFIRVDRLFEFDEESIRREAAVMDEELFWLVADVLRSRYGWK, encoded by the coding sequence GTGAACCGACCTACCACGAACGCGGCCGAGGCCCATCCCCACCAGGGCGCGGTGCGCGAGATCCCCACCGCCAAGAACGCGACCAGGCTCGTCTACGCACCCGAACGCGACGGCCTCGCCGACGCGGGCGAGGTGGTGTGGACCTGGGTCCCCTTCGAGGAGGACCCGGCCCAGGGCAAGGACCGGCCCATGCTGGTGGTCGGCCGCCGCTCGGGCCGGCTGCACGGCCTGATGCTGTCCTCCCAGCGGCCCGACCACCACGAGCGCGAGGACTGGCTGCCCATCGGCTCCGGCGCCTGGGACCGCGAGCGGCGGGACTCCTTCATCCGGGTCGACCGCCTCTTCGAGTTCGACGAGGAGTCCATCCGCCGCGAGGCCGCGGTCATGGACGAGGAGCTGTTCTGGCTGGTCGCCGACGTCCTGCGCAGCCGCTACGGCTGGAAGTGA
- a CDS encoding alpha/beta hydrolase, whose amino-acid sequence MSSLAMRLLAAGLRRTRKRPVESVDGARRRLNAPKDDPAPPLWFTRKHRVTRRTVDGFDSYTVLPAQGEPSRSVLYVHGGSYVSEISPWHWVMVAHIVDEGFRVEVPIYGLAPEHTHREVFGFLVAVYRDLLAYTSPERTVFAGDSAGAGLALALTQDLPAHGLPRPARLLLISPWVDLTLSHPDIPRIEVRDPWLSPVWLREAARAWAGGDDPALPSLSPINGPLEDLPPVDLYIGTADVFHPDTRRLNDLIALAGGTPDLYEEEGAIHVFPLVPSPEGRRARAHILRTLRTV is encoded by the coding sequence ATGTCGAGTCTGGCGATGCGGCTGCTCGCGGCGGGGCTGCGCCGGACGCGCAAGCGCCCGGTGGAGAGCGTGGACGGGGCGCGAAGACGGCTCAACGCGCCCAAGGACGACCCCGCGCCGCCCCTGTGGTTCACGCGCAAGCACCGGGTCACGCGGCGCACCGTCGACGGATTCGACAGCTACACCGTGCTCCCGGCGCAGGGGGAGCCCTCCCGGTCGGTGCTCTACGTCCACGGCGGCTCCTACGTCTCCGAGATCTCACCGTGGCACTGGGTCATGGTCGCCCACATCGTCGACGAGGGCTTCCGGGTCGAGGTTCCGATCTACGGACTGGCGCCCGAGCACACCCACCGCGAGGTGTTCGGTTTCCTGGTGGCGGTCTACCGCGACCTGCTGGCCTACACCTCCCCCGAACGCACCGTGTTCGCCGGGGACTCCGCGGGCGCCGGGCTCGCCCTCGCCCTCACCCAGGACCTGCCGGCCCACGGCCTGCCCCGGCCCGCCCGGCTCCTGCTCATCTCGCCGTGGGTGGACCTGACGCTCTCCCACCCGGACATCCCGCGCATCGAGGTCCGCGACCCCTGGCTGAGCCCGGTGTGGCTCCGGGAGGCCGCCCGGGCCTGGGCCGGGGGCGACGACCCCGCGCTGCCCTCCCTGAGCCCGATCAACGGGCCCCTGGAGGACCTGCCGCCCGTGGACCTGTACATCGGAACCGCCGACGTGTTCCACCCCGACACCCGGCGGCTGAACGACCTGATCGCCCTGGCGGGCGGCACCCCGGACCTGTACGAGGAGGAGGGCGCGATCCACGTCTTCCCGCTCGTGCCGTCCCCTGAGGGGAGGCGGGCCCGGGCCCACATCCTGCGCACGCTCCGGACGGTCTGA
- a CDS encoding suppressor of fused domain protein — protein MDNDDIDSTHEDDAAPGREAIDGALARLYPGVDPQHLATMLPWSLGGRDPLDGISAYPRTEPVPHWHMVGYGLTELYTKESDDPEESGWGFELTFRPVRDPDEEAPPMWAAALMQNLARYVFTSGNRFEPGHRMNANGPIATDRQDSVVRALGFTEDPELGTIDTPHGRVVFLQVVGLAEDEYEAAGQWSTTGVLDLLEPTAPLHVTDVDRASRMADPAFAAAVREGVERDGSTTGALYVGALSWELDDTGALVRVGALQAPAVAQTLRGRLPFGHGLLLEAEGSSVGFVPGEEYAVRDEGEGALTVVVPAAALDELTAALGPRRGLTSFTQMRGLRLEVTPTVMLDEYGKETGEVVG, from the coding sequence ATGGACAACGACGACATCGACAGCACCCACGAGGACGACGCCGCTCCCGGCCGGGAGGCGATCGACGGCGCGCTGGCGCGCCTGTACCCGGGTGTCGACCCCCAGCACCTGGCGACCATGCTCCCCTGGTCCCTGGGCGGCAGGGACCCGCTCGACGGGATCAGCGCCTACCCGCGCACCGAACCGGTGCCGCACTGGCACATGGTGGGCTACGGCCTGACCGAGCTGTACACCAAGGAGTCGGACGACCCCGAGGAGTCCGGCTGGGGCTTCGAGCTGACCTTCCGCCCGGTCCGCGATCCGGACGAGGAAGCGCCCCCGATGTGGGCGGCGGCGCTGATGCAGAACCTCGCCCGCTACGTGTTCACCTCGGGCAACCGGTTCGAACCCGGTCATCGGATGAACGCCAACGGCCCCATCGCGACCGACCGCCAGGACTCGGTGGTGCGCGCGCTGGGCTTCACCGAGGACCCCGAGCTCGGCACCATCGACACCCCGCACGGCCGGGTGGTCTTCCTGCAGGTGGTCGGGCTCGCCGAGGACGAGTACGAGGCCGCCGGGCAGTGGAGCACCACGGGTGTGCTGGACCTGCTGGAGCCGACGGCGCCCCTGCACGTGACCGACGTCGACCGCGCCTCGCGGATGGCCGACCCCGCGTTCGCCGCCGCCGTCCGGGAGGGCGTGGAGCGCGACGGCTCCACCACCGGGGCGCTCTACGTGGGCGCGCTCTCCTGGGAGCTCGACGACACCGGCGCCCTGGTCCGGGTCGGGGCGCTGCAGGCCCCCGCCGTCGCCCAGACCCTGCGCGGCCGCCTGCCGTTCGGCCACGGACTGCTGTTGGAGGCCGAGGGCTCCAGCGTGGGCTTCGTGCCGGGTGAGGAGTACGCCGTCCGCGACGAGGGCGAGGGCGCCCTGACGGTGGTGGTCCCGGCGGCGGCGCTGGACGAGCTCACCGCGGCCCTGGGCCCCCGGCGCGGACTCACCTCGTTCACCCAGATGCGCGGACTGCGGTTGGAGGTCACGCCCACGGTCATGCTCGACGAATACGGGAAGGAGACGGGGGAGGTCGTCGGCTGA
- a CDS encoding endo alpha-1,4 polygalactosaminidase produces the protein MVDTTRCAVALLALLLCAGCAGCAGTRAASEAGPPPGGPFDYQLGGAYEPTADVDTVVRDATAEPAEGRYSVCYVNGFQTQPQESARWEAEHPDLLLRGDDGEPVADPEWPDELLLDTSTPAGRAEVARVVGETVAGCAERGFDAVEFDNLDSHTRSGGRLTADDNLELASALVAGAHERGLAAAQKNAAELTGRAREEAGFDFAVAEECAAFDECAAYTDVYATVLVIEYPDTLDTPFDQVCEAPDTPATTILRDRGLLVPGDAKYLRRSC, from the coding sequence ATGGTCGACACGACGCGGTGCGCGGTGGCGCTGCTGGCCCTGCTCCTGTGCGCCGGCTGCGCGGGCTGCGCCGGCACGCGCGCCGCCTCGGAGGCGGGGCCGCCCCCGGGCGGACCGTTCGACTACCAGCTCGGCGGCGCCTACGAGCCGACGGCGGACGTGGACACGGTGGTGCGCGACGCCACCGCGGAGCCCGCCGAGGGCCGCTACTCCGTCTGCTACGTCAACGGCTTCCAGACGCAGCCCCAGGAGAGCGCGCGATGGGAGGCCGAGCACCCGGACCTGCTCCTGCGGGGCGATGACGGCGAGCCCGTCGCCGACCCGGAGTGGCCGGACGAACTGCTGCTGGACACCTCCACACCCGCCGGCCGTGCGGAGGTCGCCCGCGTGGTCGGGGAGACCGTGGCCGGCTGCGCCGAACGCGGTTTCGACGCCGTGGAGTTCGACAACCTCGACTCCCACACCCGCTCCGGCGGGCGCCTGACGGCCGACGACAACCTGGAGCTGGCGTCCGCGCTCGTCGCGGGAGCCCACGAGCGGGGTCTGGCCGCCGCCCAGAAGAACGCCGCCGAGCTGACCGGGCGGGCACGGGAGGAGGCGGGGTTCGACTTCGCCGTGGCCGAGGAGTGCGCGGCCTTCGACGAGTGCGCCGCCTACACCGACGTCTACGCCACCGTCCTGGTCATCGAGTACCCGGACACCCTCGACACCCCGTTCGACCAGGTCTGCGAGGCCCCGGACACGCCCGCGACCACGATCCTGCGCGACCGCGGTCTGCTCGTGCCCGGTGACGCGAAATACCTGCGCCGGAGCTGCTGA
- a CDS encoding DUF2306 domain-containing protein gives MDAPSTTTPSTRPGSRGFRVGLGVVSVLCLLTALPAVSAYAGLDPDDSRVGLREAVAFHYPLLIVHVATSTLALLALPLQFWPALRRSGAHRVIGRVGLFAGVLPGAVSGLGVALLSTSGPGRVFLQAFG, from the coding sequence ATGGACGCCCCCTCCACCACCACGCCCTCCACCCGGCCCGGCTCCCGAGGGTTCCGGGTCGGACTCGGTGTCGTGAGCGTACTGTGCCTGTTGACCGCGCTGCCGGCCGTGTCCGCCTACGCGGGGCTGGACCCCGACGACTCCCGGGTCGGCCTGCGCGAGGCGGTGGCCTTCCACTACCCGCTGCTGATCGTCCACGTCGCGACGTCCACGCTCGCGCTGCTCGCCCTGCCCCTGCAGTTCTGGCCGGCGCTGCGGCGCTCGGGCGCGCACCGCGTCATCGGCCGGGTCGGTCTGTTCGCCGGGGTCCTGCCGGGCGCGGTGTCCGGTCTGGGCGTGGCCCTGCTGAGCACGTCCGGGCCAGGCCGTGTTTTTCTGCAGGCTTTCGGGTGA
- a CDS encoding DUF2306 domain-containing protein: MRSSAWWCCTSAEAPRDAVLAAASPECCKKHGLASQAGFALLSVLWFTFAVAGYRAVRQGRHDDRREWMVRVFALTLAGVTLRILIPLLTVLLLPLLEPVYGGDEDRYFLEIYQAIAWLCWVPNLIAAEWFLRRYRTTRSSRWTSSRS, translated from the coding sequence GTGCGAAGTTCAGCCTGGTGGTGCTGCACGAGCGCAGAGGCGCCGCGAGATGCGGTCCTGGCGGCCGCGAGCCCGGAATGCTGCAAAAAACACGGCCTAGCCTCCCAGGCCGGCTTCGCCCTGCTGTCCGTGCTGTGGTTCACCTTCGCCGTGGCCGGGTACCGGGCGGTGCGCCAGGGACGCCACGACGACCGCCGGGAGTGGATGGTCCGCGTGTTCGCGCTGACCCTGGCCGGCGTGACGCTGCGGATCCTCATCCCCCTTTTGACCGTGCTCCTGCTCCCGCTGCTGGAACCCGTGTACGGCGGCGACGAGGACCGGTACTTCCTGGAGATCTACCAGGCGATCGCCTGGTTGTGCTGGGTCCCCAACCTCATCGCCGCCGAGTGGTTCCTGCGGCGCTACAGGACGACGAGGTCGTCGCGGTGGACGAGCTCGCGCTCATAG
- the proB gene encoding glutamate 5-kinase gives MHSAKIEQPDTLETTGRMAVAGARRIVVKVGSSSLTTPDGLIDSGRIRDLVEVLTDRRAQGQEVIVVSSGAVAAGMTPLGLTRRPRDLASQQAAASVGQGLLLAAYTAELAERGLTAAQVLLTVEDMMRRVQHRNAQRTLRRLLDIGAVPIVNENDTVATHELRFGDNDRLAALVAHLMSADALVLLSDVDALYDGNPASQGTSVVHLVRGPLDLDGIDIGSAGKRGVGTGGMVTKVDSARIATEAGIHTVLTSAANARSALAGDRVGTLFAPAEGRRPSARQLWLAHATAGRGSLVLDPGAVTAVVSEKASLLPAGVVRVTGDFSAGDPVDLRDEQGTVVARGLVNYDAAEVPDLMGRSTRWLAREMGPSYERELVHRDDLVVL, from the coding sequence GTGCACAGCGCGAAGATCGAACAGCCCGACACCCTGGAGACCACCGGTCGGATGGCGGTGGCGGGCGCACGCCGGATCGTGGTCAAGGTGGGATCGTCGTCCCTGACCACCCCCGACGGCCTCATCGACTCCGGACGCATCCGCGACCTGGTCGAGGTCCTGACGGACCGCCGCGCCCAGGGGCAGGAGGTGATCGTCGTCTCCTCCGGCGCGGTCGCCGCCGGAATGACACCGCTGGGCCTGACACGGCGCCCACGCGACCTCGCCTCGCAGCAGGCCGCGGCGAGCGTCGGCCAGGGGCTGCTCCTGGCCGCCTACACCGCCGAGCTGGCCGAGCGCGGACTGACCGCCGCGCAGGTGCTGCTCACGGTCGAGGACATGATGCGCCGGGTCCAGCACCGCAACGCCCAGCGCACGCTGCGCCGCCTGCTGGACATCGGCGCCGTGCCGATCGTCAACGAGAACGACACCGTGGCCACGCACGAGCTGCGCTTCGGTGACAACGACCGCCTGGCCGCCCTGGTCGCCCACCTCATGAGCGCCGACGCCCTCGTGCTGCTCTCCGACGTCGACGCCCTCTACGACGGCAACCCCGCCTCCCAGGGGACCAGCGTGGTCCACCTGGTGCGCGGGCCGCTGGACCTGGACGGCATCGACATCGGCAGCGCGGGCAAGCGCGGGGTCGGTACCGGCGGCATGGTGACCAAGGTGGACTCGGCGCGCATCGCCACCGAGGCCGGGATCCACACCGTGCTGACCTCGGCCGCCAACGCCCGCTCGGCCCTGGCCGGCGACCGCGTGGGCACGCTGTTCGCGCCCGCCGAGGGCCGGCGGCCCTCCGCTCGCCAGCTGTGGCTGGCACACGCCACCGCGGGCCGCGGGAGCCTGGTCCTTGACCCCGGCGCGGTCACGGCGGTGGTCAGTGAGAAGGCCTCGCTCCTGCCGGCCGGCGTGGTGCGGGTGACGGGCGACTTCAGCGCCGGCGACCCCGTCGACCTGCGCGACGAACAGGGCACCGTGGTGGCGCGCGGCCTGGTCAACTACGACGCCGCCGAGGTGCCCGACCTGATGGGCCGGTCCACGCGCTGGCTCGCCCGCGAGATGGGCCCCTCCTATGAGCGCGAGCTCGTCCACCGCGACGACCTCGTCGTCCTGTAG
- the obgE gene encoding GTPase ObgE, with translation MPDFVDEAVLHVKAGNGGHGCASVHREKFKPLGGPDGGNGGRGGDVVLEVDTQTATLLEYQRRPHRNAPNGTPGQGGHKAGANGQDMVLTVPDGTVVTRADGEFIADLVGHGTRLVLAQGGHGGLGNAALASKKRKAPGFALKGEEGEAFDIRLEMKTIADVGLVGFPSAGKSSLIAAMSAARPKIADYPFTTLVPNLGVVEAGSVQYVIADVPGLIPGASDGKGLGLEFLRHIERCSTLLHVLDCATYEPGRDPVSDLEALEAELAAYGEKAGIDLSDRPRLVVLNKVDVPEARELAELVTPMLTERGYRVMEASAASREGLRELSFALGEQVAAARAATPVAEPTRIVIRPKMIGETPFQVVPLGGNAFQVRGDKPARWVNQTDFTNDEAVGYLAERLNRLGIEEELAKAGATPGAEVHIGTEEDSVVFDWDPSTDAEVVPSGPRGSDARLG, from the coding sequence ATGCCTGACTTCGTCGACGAGGCGGTCTTGCACGTCAAGGCCGGGAACGGCGGGCATGGCTGCGCCTCCGTGCACCGTGAGAAGTTCAAGCCGCTGGGCGGGCCGGACGGCGGCAACGGCGGCCGGGGCGGCGACGTCGTCCTGGAGGTCGACACCCAGACCGCGACGCTGCTGGAGTACCAGCGGCGGCCGCACCGCAACGCCCCCAACGGCACGCCCGGCCAGGGCGGCCACAAGGCCGGGGCCAACGGGCAGGACATGGTGCTGACCGTGCCCGACGGCACGGTGGTCACCCGGGCCGACGGCGAGTTCATCGCCGACCTGGTCGGCCACGGCACCCGCCTGGTGCTGGCCCAGGGCGGCCACGGCGGGCTCGGCAACGCCGCACTGGCCTCCAAGAAGCGCAAGGCCCCCGGGTTCGCGCTCAAGGGCGAGGAGGGCGAGGCCTTCGACATCCGCCTGGAGATGAAGACCATCGCCGACGTCGGACTCGTCGGCTTCCCCAGCGCGGGCAAGTCCTCCCTCATCGCGGCGATGTCCGCGGCGCGGCCCAAGATCGCCGACTACCCCTTCACCACCCTGGTGCCCAACCTGGGCGTGGTGGAGGCGGGCTCGGTCCAGTACGTCATCGCCGACGTGCCCGGGCTCATCCCCGGCGCCAGCGACGGCAAGGGCCTGGGACTGGAGTTCCTGCGCCACATCGAGCGCTGCTCCACCCTGCTGCACGTGCTCGACTGCGCCACCTACGAGCCCGGCCGCGACCCGGTCAGCGACCTGGAGGCCCTGGAGGCCGAACTGGCCGCCTACGGCGAGAAGGCCGGCATCGACCTGTCGGACCGGCCGCGCCTGGTCGTGCTCAACAAGGTGGACGTGCCCGAGGCCCGCGAGCTCGCCGAACTGGTCACGCCCATGCTGACCGAGCGCGGCTACCGCGTGATGGAGGCCTCCGCGGCCTCCCGCGAGGGCCTGCGCGAGCTGTCCTTCGCCCTGGGCGAGCAGGTGGCCGCCGCCCGCGCCGCCACACCGGTCGCCGAGCCCACGCGGATCGTGATCCGGCCCAAGATGATCGGCGAGACGCCCTTCCAGGTCGTGCCGCTGGGCGGCAACGCCTTCCAGGTGCGCGGGGACAAGCCCGCCCGCTGGGTCAACCAGACCGACTTCACCAATGACGAGGCCGTGGGCTACCTGGCCGAGCGGCTCAACCGCCTGGGCATCGAGGAGGAGCTGGCCAAGGCCGGCGCCACCCCGGGGGCCGAGGTGCACATCGGTACGGAGGAGGACTCCGTGGTCTTCGACTGGGACCCCTCCACCGACGCCGAGGTCGTCCCGTCCGGCCCGCGCGGATCCGACGCCCGGCTGGGCTGA
- the rpmA gene encoding 50S ribosomal protein L27, whose product MAHKKGASSSRNGRDSNAKRLGVKRFGGQAVSAGEILIRQRGTKFHPGVNVGRGGDDTLFALVAGEVKFANHRGRKAVNIVPAAAE is encoded by the coding sequence ATGGCACACAAGAAGGGCGCTTCGTCCAGCCGTAACGGTCGTGACTCCAACGCCAAGCGCCTCGGCGTGAAGCGCTTCGGCGGTCAGGCCGTGTCGGCCGGCGAGATCCTGATCCGTCAGCGTGGAACCAAGTTCCACCCCGGCGTGAACGTCGGCCGTGGTGGCGACGACACCCTGTTCGCGCTGGTCGCGGGCGAGGTCAAGTTCGCCAACCACCGTGGCCGCAAGGCCGTCAACATCGTCCCGGCCGCCGCCGAGTAG
- the rplU gene encoding 50S ribosomal protein L21 has product MYAIVRAGGRQEKVSVDDVLNIDKVSQETGATITWQPILVVEDGNVVSDADKLSGYTVTAEILGETKGPKINIMKYKNKTGYKKRQGHRQKHTQVRVTGIAAK; this is encoded by the coding sequence GTGTACGCGATCGTGCGAGCGGGCGGCCGACAGGAGAAGGTGTCTGTCGATGACGTTCTGAACATCGACAAGGTCTCCCAGGAGACCGGTGCCACCATTACTTGGCAGCCCATCCTCGTCGTTGAGGACGGAAACGTCGTCAGCGACGCCGACAAGCTGAGTGGCTACACGGTCACCGCCGAGATTCTCGGCGAGACCAAGGGCCCCAAGATCAACATCATGAAGTACAAGAACAAGACCGGTTACAAGAAGCGCCAGGGGCACCGCCAGAAGCACACCCAGGTGCGCGTCACCGGCATCGCGGCGAAGTAG